The following proteins come from a genomic window of Vicia villosa cultivar HV-30 ecotype Madison, WI unplaced genomic scaffold, Vvil1.0 ctg.004715F_1_1, whole genome shotgun sequence:
- the LOC131642253 gene encoding CBS domain-containing protein CBSCBSPB2-like isoform X5, with product MAARRVDAVLLPDSNALLSGIMTDKDIATRVIAEGLWLDQKMVSKVMTRNTLFVTSDTLAIEPFKRWSKSAHTHLSLTIIFGYHFPHTVERFCLGSVIVLELLLRFIVAENSLKRVEEVLLRILLRELKKVWLRVQNFSHH from the exons ATGGCAGCGCGACGCGTTGATGCTGTTTTGCTGCCTGATTCAAATGCTTTGTTATCGGGAATTATGACTGACAAG GATATTGCTACTAGAGTTATTGCCGAGGGTTTGTGGCTGGACCAAAAAATGGTGTCAAAAGTAATGACTCGGAATACTTTGTTTGTGACATCAGATACACTGGCCATTGAACCCTTCAAAAGATGGTCCAAG AGTGCTCATACCCATTTATCACTAACAATCATATTTGGTTACCACTTTCCTCACACAGTAGAAAGGTTTTGTTTGGGTTCAGTTATTGTGTTGGAGCTACTATTAAGGTTCAT TGTTGCTGAGAATTCTCTTAAGAGAGTTGAAGAAG TGTTGCTGAGAATTCTCTTAAGAGAGTTGAAGAAGGTATGGCTGAGAGTCCAG AACTTTTCCCATCATTAG
- the LOC131642253 gene encoding CBS domain-containing protein CBSCBSPB2-like isoform X4, translating into MAARRVDAVLLPDSNALLSGIMTDKDIATRVIAEGLWLDQKMVSKVMTRNTLFVTSDTLAIEPFKRWSKSAHTHLSLTIIFGYHFPHTVERFCLGSVIVLELLLRFIVAENSLKRVEEVLLRILLRELKKVWLRVQVCFHLL; encoded by the exons ATGGCAGCGCGACGCGTTGATGCTGTTTTGCTGCCTGATTCAAATGCTTTGTTATCGGGAATTATGACTGACAAG GATATTGCTACTAGAGTTATTGCCGAGGGTTTGTGGCTGGACCAAAAAATGGTGTCAAAAGTAATGACTCGGAATACTTTGTTTGTGACATCAGATACACTGGCCATTGAACCCTTCAAAAGATGGTCCAAG AGTGCTCATACCCATTTATCACTAACAATCATATTTGGTTACCACTTTCCTCACACAGTAGAAAGGTTTTGTTTGGGTTCAGTTATTGTGTTGGAGCTACTATTAAGGTTCAT TGTTGCTGAGAATTCTCTTAAGAGAGTTGAAGAAG TGTTGCTGAGAATTCTCTTAAGAGAGTTGAAGAAGGTATGGCTGAGAGTCCAGGTTTGTTTTCATTTGCTTTGA
- the LOC131642253 gene encoding CBS domain-containing protein CBSCBSPB2-like isoform X2: MAARRVDAVLLPDSNALLSGIMTDKDIATRVIAEGLWLDQKMVSKVMTRNTLFVTSDTLAIEPFKRWSKSAHTHLSLTIIFGYHFPHTVERFCLGSVIVLELLLRFIVAENSLKRVEEGMAESPVLLRILLRELKKVWLRVQNFSHH, translated from the exons ATGGCAGCGCGACGCGTTGATGCTGTTTTGCTGCCTGATTCAAATGCTTTGTTATCGGGAATTATGACTGACAAG GATATTGCTACTAGAGTTATTGCCGAGGGTTTGTGGCTGGACCAAAAAATGGTGTCAAAAGTAATGACTCGGAATACTTTGTTTGTGACATCAGATACACTGGCCATTGAACCCTTCAAAAGATGGTCCAAG AGTGCTCATACCCATTTATCACTAACAATCATATTTGGTTACCACTTTCCTCACACAGTAGAAAGGTTTTGTTTGGGTTCAGTTATTGTGTTGGAGCTACTATTAAGGTTCAT TGTTGCTGAGAATTCTCTTAAGAGAGTTGAAGAAGGTATGGCTGAGAGTCCAG TGTTGCTGAGAATTCTCTTAAGAGAGTTGAAGAAGGTATGGCTGAGAGTCCAG AACTTTTCCCATCATTAG
- the LOC131642253 gene encoding CBS domain-containing protein CBSCBSPB3-like isoform X3: MAARRVDAVLLPDSNALLSGIMTDKDIATRVIAEGLWLDQKMVSKVMTRNTLFVTSDTLAIEPFKRWSKSAHTHLSLTIIFGYHFPHTVERFCLGSVIVLELLLSVAENSLKRVEEGMAESPVLLRILLRELKKVWLRVQVCFHLL; the protein is encoded by the exons ATGGCAGCGCGACGCGTTGATGCTGTTTTGCTGCCTGATTCAAATGCTTTGTTATCGGGAATTATGACTGACAAG GATATTGCTACTAGAGTTATTGCCGAGGGTTTGTGGCTGGACCAAAAAATGGTGTCAAAAGTAATGACTCGGAATACTTTGTTTGTGACATCAGATACACTGGCCATTGAACCCTTCAAAAGATGGTCCAAG AGTGCTCATACCCATTTATCACTAACAATCATATTTGGTTACCACTTTCCTCACACAGTAGAAAGGTTTTGTTTGGGTTCAGTTATTGTGTTGGAGCTACTATTAAG TGTTGCTGAGAATTCTCTTAAGAGAGTTGAAGAAGGTATGGCTGAGAGTCCAG TGTTGCTGAGAATTCTCTTAAGAGAGTTGAAGAAGGTATGGCTGAGAGTCCAGGTTTGTTTTCATTTGCTTTGA
- the LOC131642253 gene encoding CBS domain-containing protein CBSCBSPB2-like isoform X6 translates to MAARRVDAVLLPDSNALLSGIMTDKDIATRVIAEGLWLDQKMVSKVMTRNTLFVTSDTLAIEPFKRWSKSAHTHLSLTIIFGYHFPHTVERFCLGSVIVLELLLSVAENSLKRVEEVLLRILLRELKKVWLRVQVCFHLL, encoded by the exons ATGGCAGCGCGACGCGTTGATGCTGTTTTGCTGCCTGATTCAAATGCTTTGTTATCGGGAATTATGACTGACAAG GATATTGCTACTAGAGTTATTGCCGAGGGTTTGTGGCTGGACCAAAAAATGGTGTCAAAAGTAATGACTCGGAATACTTTGTTTGTGACATCAGATACACTGGCCATTGAACCCTTCAAAAGATGGTCCAAG AGTGCTCATACCCATTTATCACTAACAATCATATTTGGTTACCACTTTCCTCACACAGTAGAAAGGTTTTGTTTGGGTTCAGTTATTGTGTTGGAGCTACTATTAAG TGTTGCTGAGAATTCTCTTAAGAGAGTTGAAGAAG TGTTGCTGAGAATTCTCTTAAGAGAGTTGAAGAAGGTATGGCTGAGAGTCCAGGTTTGTTTTCATTTGCTTTGA
- the LOC131642253 gene encoding CBS domain-containing protein CBSCBSPB2-like isoform X1, with protein MAARRVDAVLLPDSNALLSGIMTDKDIATRVIAEGLWLDQKMVSKVMTRNTLFVTSDTLAIEPFKRWSKSAHTHLSLTIIFGYHFPHTVERFCLGSVIVLELLLRFIVAENSLKRVEEGMAESPVLLRILLRELKKVWLRVQVCFHLL; from the exons ATGGCAGCGCGACGCGTTGATGCTGTTTTGCTGCCTGATTCAAATGCTTTGTTATCGGGAATTATGACTGACAAG GATATTGCTACTAGAGTTATTGCCGAGGGTTTGTGGCTGGACCAAAAAATGGTGTCAAAAGTAATGACTCGGAATACTTTGTTTGTGACATCAGATACACTGGCCATTGAACCCTTCAAAAGATGGTCCAAG AGTGCTCATACCCATTTATCACTAACAATCATATTTGGTTACCACTTTCCTCACACAGTAGAAAGGTTTTGTTTGGGTTCAGTTATTGTGTTGGAGCTACTATTAAGGTTCAT TGTTGCTGAGAATTCTCTTAAGAGAGTTGAAGAAGGTATGGCTGAGAGTCCAG TGTTGCTGAGAATTCTCTTAAGAGAGTTGAAGAAGGTATGGCTGAGAGTCCAGGTTTGTTTTCATTTGCTTTGA